Within Zootoca vivipara chromosome 17, rZooViv1.1, whole genome shotgun sequence, the genomic segment gggactagctaggaagggatacattttggagggaacaatatcaagcaatcacagtgctgccttttggaggaaaccaataagacagaggatccaaatacagcagcttaaatgaaccaatagtagctgtaccttctggaaccaaaaggcagttactttaccttaatgcaaatacatacaatagtagtacagatataaaatcctttgactcagtacacaacacccctccccccctagtgagcacagcagacgtaatccctcaggtactgtggggtcctacaacttctacctgatctcctgacaacaggtgttgcaggttctggattgggtgttacctgtggtggaggggctgctataggggtttcatcaggaacagatggagtcccagacatctcagggtccccgacctgtacctcgtcatcatgaggactagcagaccctggttcatttgctgaagcccctggtgactgtacctctggaccattttcactctggtcttgcagctgtgcgtcattagccagggatgaattatctgactcctccctgctgagcgcccggcgcctcagctgatctatatgtctcttccaaacttgcccattttccaaggtcacataataggacacaggtccactagcccgggtgatcacaccggccacccaccgcggacctcgtgaatagttcctcacccagaccagatcttcaggggcgagataccttgttgtgtcagtctcagcctggggggttgctcttgaattacggtttggcattttatctgggtggacataatccagcaccgttaccagtcttctacctaagagcagctcggctggcgacttgcccgtcgcagtacacggcgtcgcatgctgcaaaaataacattcgcacAATGCGAGCccaccagttaccctccattaagcgcgcaatggattctttggctgttcttaccatgcgctcagcctgcccattggaggatgggtgaaagggcgcggatgtgacccctcttataaagttatcagccaagaatgccctgaattcttgggatacaaaagctgccccattatctgatacaatggtctcaggtaacccgtgggtagcaaacagctgcctcaacaccttgattacggcagctgatgccatgctagggaccattgccacttctaaccatttggaatatgcatcaacgataaccaaaaagaccttcccttggaatggcccagcaaaatctatgtgcagctggctccagggagtcctggactgctcccaccagtggactggtgctctggccacttctggccgcacctcttggcatgccttgcatgttcgtacccattgttctatgttctggtccattccaggccaccacacataacatcgggctagcgacttcatcctgaccattcccgggtgtcccatgtgaagcgtctcaagaaccctgtttctcagtggtgctgggattatcaccctatctccccataggagacaacccttatgcatggacaattcgtgctgccttgtcgcataaggcctgaatttttcttcatgcggaccacctggccaccccctccccacccaagtgagcacacgggagagaacagcatctttcctagttttctcagctatatccgtagctgttacaggagcccccggaagtgtttctagcatcataatgtgctccgccggagcaggatcctcattgctcccgccaggaaggggcaatcgactcagcgcatcagcatggcacaactgtttccccggcacatgggtcaaggtgtactggaacccattcaggaatattgaccaacgcaacattctgggggagagaatttgtggtgtttgtttgtttgggttgaacaaccctaacagtggtttgtggtccgtttcaatggagaaatggcgaccgtacaaataatcatagaaccttttgattccggacacaatagccagtgcctctttatcaatttgagcatagttgcgctctgtgggcgacaacgtacgggaatagaaagagatgggcttttccgacccatccggttccctatgactcagcacagcccccagaccgtattgagaggcatcacatgccaggaccagcggctttgactcatcataatgagcaaggacgctcctgctactcagcattcctcgcaaggagtcaaaagccttctgctgctcccgcccccatcgccacacattctttttctgcaatagtctatgtaatggttcagctaccgaagctttctggggtaagaacgaatgataaaagttaataagtcccaggaatgactgcaactccgtcttgttctgtggtcgtggtgcctcgatgatggccttaatcttagcatctgtggggtggatgcctgatgcatcaattttaaaccccaagaaatccacagttggcaccccaaaactgcatttttcttttttcagttgcaaccccacctccttgaacttgagcaacactgcacggacacgcgcaaccagttcctgtgggtcttttccagcaatcaaaacatcatcaaaaaatggcaagacccccggcagacctcttaacaggcgttccatgagcccttgaaaaatccctggggccacacaaactccgaactgtaatctgttaactctgaacgcccctttatgtgtgacaatagtctgtgcttccgctgattgtggggttactggcagctgttggtaagcttgtgccaggtcaattttggcgaacaccttgcccccagccagtttagccaacagatgtgatacgactggaatggggtatgagtttcccctgagtgccttattgatagtacatttgtaatctgcacatatcctgacttccccatttgctttaaggggtgtgacgattggagtctcccacttagcagagtccacgggtgagagaactccctgcttgaccaatttatccagctctgcctcgatcttgggttgcagtgcaaatggcactcgccttggtttgagtcggattggagccaccccggggtccaactcgaagtcaactgggggccctttataacaacccagttttccattaaagagaccagcaaattccttgcataatacctcactcatctcagggcaggtttggattgaattaagccctgagatactcagtcccagggcagggaaccagtcagtgcccaggagactggggcgactgcccttcgcaatcaccagtttgagtacagcctgtttgtcccggaactgtactctcacggcacacattcccataacatggatgcggcctgctgagtacgactgcaaggttgccggaaagggctccagagggggcaacttacccctggggaagaatgtcttcgcggtctggtccgacacgatggtgaatgcggatccggagtccacctccatgtcgcactgctgaccctcaatcttcaccttgacgtgtgccttgccttgcgctggaaactgcacggccctcccgttgatctccgttacgtagtggcagtcctttagaaaacgagttgctgtgggcggtctgcgatgctccagtctaggtgctcctgtcgctcccgacgccgccgatctacagaccctggcgatgtgacccgtctttccgcacgtccggcagatagcatccctgaaacgacaactcttcctttcatggtttccgccacaacctgggcaactgcctcggcgatctctgtgcactgtgcaggcctgacgcaccgactcgaccccacggactgggctctggctcggagtagcctctagctcgtccatggcatgcgcaacttctatctgtggcttagtggccttgcgactggcatcaagctcctctctttcataattctccgtggcggtggcctctttcaaggctgaagcaagggtaacctcttctttagccacgatgcgtcttctggctttcttgctgctccttcaggtatactggaccaagaagCTACTCTTCTTTGGTGGGTTGGGCGGTTAACAACTCTTGCTTGAGCCTAGATTAGGATTCTCTTGGCTTTATCAATGGTCTGCCTGAAGGTGGCCAGCTTTTAATTTTAggagggctcctgcacctttaatgcAGGGACAGGGAACCCGAAGCACCCCCCCCCGCCTAATGTGTGTtgttcttgtattgtttcagggcttccttggaatgaaagcgggagagagaggcaggtggcagaaagaggaaaaagcgGGTGGCTTCACCCAGTGTTGCGGACTAAAAAGAGAGAACTTCTGTTGTGTCTTAAACACAAGCAGATTTTTGCGCGTGGGGTGTGCTACTTTGTCATCCGTTTGATGTCGAGGTGCCACAAACGGAGAACTACATGCTGtaatctgagggccacattcctttctggccaacatttggagagccatagttttatccccccccaaaaaacaacaacaacaacctcacagCTAACTTACAGCTGGCTCTCAGCTTCTCTCTGCTCCACCGATTTCAAAGCAGAGAGGCTGTTTATTCTTTTGGCGAAAGGCATAATTTGAAAGGCGTAATTATCTTACAATGTTATTACCAACAGttgaaagaaaaatacacattGGCAGCTGCAGCTGCGTGTTTGTGGGAAGAAGCTGGTTTTACGCTGCCTTGCCAACCCCCAGGCACATGTTCACACTAGGGACTAGAAACTTCCTCCCACCTGAGCCTTCAGAGATTACACTTCCCAATAATCCCGGGGAGGAATTGTGAAGCACAACAAGTCTTGCatcctgcattattattattattattattattattattattattattattattatttcttacattcatataccaccttttcatccaaggagctcaagatttcccccccccccaccattttatcctcacataaaccctgtgaggtaggttaggcagtgactggcccaaggtcacccagtgaggttcatggctgagtggggatttgaacccccgtCTCCCAGGTCGTAGCATGTGTGGATTTGAACTCACAGGCTCTGGATCCCCAGccactggctccccccaccccacgagTAACAGGCCCAATGGTCTCCCCGGCTGGGACAGTTGCCCCTGGCAACATCAGTCTCCCTCCCTTCTGTTCAGCCAGGTGTGGCAAACAGGATGCAGGGGACAGGTGGGGAATCTGTTGCTAAGCAACAAGAGACCAGGGACCTCTCAGTGGGATGATGGGACTAAGAGAGATGCTGGAGTTCTggctgtgtgtttgtatgtgtgtgtgtgtctttttttcttctgaaGTTCAGCGTGCCTGCCTTCGTTCTTAAAATCAGCAGAGAATGGAACTGTTTTTCAGCTGTTTTCTTGGAAATAAACCTCTTTGTGTACAAAATACAGATAAATAAACCTCTTTGTGTACAAAATACAGAGATAGagatcaagagagagagaagtgaggaGAGGTAAGGGAGAAAAACCAGCCCTTCAGCCCTTCAGCCCTTCAGGGTGGGGCAGGGTTGGGTTTGGAAAGGGACCCTGCAAAGGCAACAAGTTCGAATCCTTTACTGGGGAGTGAACAAGATCTACACCCAGTATAGGCCTGACCAGGCACTTCGTTCTGCAGAACAGAGCTGAGCATTAAGTTCACACTTGCAAGGAATCTGTCCTTCAGGACCtaatctctggaactccctgtccCTTGATATTAGGCAGGCGCCTTCGCTGTTTCTGGAGCCTGTCTAAAGACTGCGTTGCTTTCAGCAGGCCTAACCAGACGTGTAATTTGGACCGGTAATTATATTTTCTAATGTATGTTTTTCATAGCTGCTGATTTTGCTTATCTTTGGATCAATTTTGGGTTAGCTTCCTCTTACTGTTAGCTAAGTTCAGTAGCCTGTTGCAGCAGCCAAGCCCTTCTGATAGTCTTACGGAGCCTCCATATCCAGGCACAGTCTAACTCGTTCCCTAGGTCTTATGGGcattttggccactgtgagaacaggatgctgggctatgatgggccattggcctgttcaAGAactgggctcttctgatgttcttaattGTCTCCGCCAATCCTTCTGGCACGCTGACATTCTCCCCAAGCCACGCCAGCCACCCCTCCAGGCCCCGGACGCCAGTCAGCCCACCACAAAGACACTTCTCCTGTTTGACAAGAGAGCACCCTGAGCCGGCTGGGAATAAGCGCTGGGTGGCTCGGCAGAGTCCCGTCTGGGCTTGCAGGCCTGAGGGGAGCAGCAATGGGGCAGGCGGGGAGCAGGGGTGGGTCGAGAATGCCCGCACTCAGCAGAAACGTTTGCATCCCGTTGAAAATGCAGCCTTGGCAGTTTCATTCAAAGGCAAAACTCTCCGGTGCTCAGCGTGAGCTACTGGTAGACGAGGCCGGGCCTCAATTGGTAGCTGGAAAATCAGGCCACACGACTGGAAGTTTCTACTCATTCACAACTTTTACAGCGAGAGAGGGTGGCTGCCATGAGCAGGGTTGGTGTGTGTGGCCCTCTAGGCCGCTCTGTCTGGCCCTTGCAACTTTCCTCAGGCCACGCCCCTTAAacacaggccacaccccctcaacAGCCCTGCTTCTCACATGGCCAACATATTATCTGCATTAGCTTAATAACTGCTTTTGTCTCTTTATGGCCGCTGCAAGTTCCAAAAATGATTTCCTGAAGCTGACTACACcagggggtgaggaacctcaagcCAGCAGGTCAAATGCGGCCCCCCGAGGCGCTTAGCCCGGCCCTCAGAAACCTGCCCAGGGTCACGCCCCTGTTTTGCACActccccaagtgtttttgcctgactggattGTGCCCTTGAACGATGACCATGCCTTTTGCTCGATTAttggatggaagatggagcataTAGTTCTAGATCTGGGAGGGGACCCTCCCCtactaaaccctagaaattaataaatggtggggtttttggttatttgggatgtgaagggagaaacgccagctgcagaggaattcccgGGCTagcctctgcaaaaaaaaatgacTTGCCCAAGCCAGGGCCATTAAGAAATAATGCAGGGCCACTGagagccattggcaatgcaacagaactttccccctggtcctgaggtgtgaacagatcctggggggtttggaaggttgccagggttaGGTGACAGAAACAGAGGTGTTTTGGGAAGAAGAAAGACTGGGTTCCATCTTTGGCAGGCTGGCTGGAGGCTTCTTGCAgtgctgtgggggacaagcccctcatgaaatgaccatgctgtaagatccggactccctccatgcagacggaaggggtaaataggtgaataaaccatatttcttaaagctacgccAGTCTCCGCCGTGTCTCAATtccccaaaggaacacagaccctggaagACAGCCTGGAGCCCCCTGGGATGTTGCTATCGCTCAGCAAAGCGTGGGGAGCtatgccagatttacgtataagctaaacaagctatagcttagggccccactctcttgggggccccaaaacaatttaaaggagaagaaaaccctcaaatattttagggggggaggAGCAAAGAGACCTCAACCCTAGAAGTTAGGTCCTATGTCTGGAGAAGAGGGGACTTTGGTAGCTGTGGGACGGCAGGGACATTCAATCTCTACAACTGCTTCATAGGCGCAAGACCTACCGATGAGCATtagctgtgctcactaggcctgacaTCCCTGTGCAAATCCtgttttttttctaataaagagttaactctccTTGctttgtgtgatttactgctggcttgatCCTGacactgtggtttccagcaactgatattctagggctgccatatttcaaacagcgaaatattttgttttgcccaaagttgtcgagcttttttgGCAATgctgctgactgcagtattccggatataTCAAGGAAATGCTGGTTTCAaaaatcatggctagtagccatcgatagcctgcTCCATGGCTGCTCcaccctcttttgcctctggcatgtggtccctggaaggcccttgggctgaaaaatagcagaatcatagaattgtagagttagaagggacccccaagggtcatctagtccaaccccctgcaatgcatgaatctcagctaaaaagCATCCACGGCAGATGACCAATGAGGGCCCAAAatacatagctcagttggctagagcatggtgctgataatgccaaggctgtaggttcgatccccgtaagggacagctgtgtattcctgcactgcaagggggttggactagaggaccctcagggtccctcccaactatgTCATTGTATGAGTCTGTGCTTCTAATCttgcctcccttctccccctccaaaaaaaagaagaaggcagcAAAGAAACAAACCCAGTGaagttttaaagcaaactttattgtggaaagagaaagaggtgTGGAATAATCTCCTCACGGCACAGCCTCCAGATCAGAGAGGTGTCGTTGATGGGGCCTTtgtgagggagaaggagagaacaGGTGCGAGGCTGAGCTCTCAGGTCTCCGGCCTGCACAGACACCACAATTGCCCTTGATTCTGCCCCACCCCTCAGATCACTTGCTCCTCGGCATCTTGTCGGGGTAGCCCTGGAAGAAATCGTTGCACATCATGGCGACGCAGGCCAGGAAGACGGCGTACTCTTGGAAGTCCACCTCGTTGTCTTTGTTGTTGTCTAAGTTGCTCAAGATCTTCTGGAAACTCGCCTCGTCCTTCTTTTTCTGGGGGAGGGAGGTTGGAtttcatggtaaaggtaaagggacccctgaccattaggtccagttgagACCgactggagttgcggcgctcatctcgctttactggccgagggagccggtgtacagcttccaggccatgtggccagcatgactaagccgcttctggtgaaccagagcagcgcacggaaatgccatttaccttcccgccggagcggtacctatttatctacttgcactttgacgtgctttcgtactgctaggttggcaggtgctgggaccaagcaacgggagctcaccacgttgcagggattcgaaccgccgaccttctgattggcaagcccgcgtaggttctgtggtttaacccacagcgccacccgcgtcctggaTTTCATGCAGGAGGTTTAAAAGGAGATATGGGGTTGTCACAACATGGCCGGGAAGGAACGGGGCTGTCGGACGCCTGCTCCATTGTGCGAGAGCTTTTGTCTCACCAGCTTCGCAGGGAAAAACCGGCTGTTTATTGCTGAATCGGAACGAACGCTGATTCGCAGAAAACCCAGTtggcattcattctgattcagcagtaaacagtggagggggggagggtgtttccctgttgccccagccactctgggttgcttctAGCCACAGAGGCTACCTTTGCCCTCCAGGGGCAGGGTCAGACCCAGAGAAGGACTAACCTTTTTGCATGTGCGTGTTTTTAGTTCTTGGACAAAGCAGTGCCATCTGCTGCCTTGGTAAAGGGTTGCTGAAAGGCACACCTTTCAGTTACGTCTGTCTCTCTGACTTGCTTATGcgtcctgcttccccattgggcTTTTGTATAGCCGGCACATGGATGGAGGACGATGGACACTGATAGCCACCAGACTGCTCCAATGGCTTGGAGCGCAAGGCACACCCATCTGCCAGACTGCAGGGCAAAACCAGTTGGGTCTtgcccagggatggggagcctgtggccttccggactccagctcacatcagccccagccagaatggtcagGGACGAAGGGAGCTGGAGCCCTGaccatatctggagggccacagggcccCGCACCCCTGTCCCAGACACatgtcccaaccaatcagggatcaccTATTAAATGCACATGCAGAGGTGtgaagcaggaatggggagcccgtggccctccagatgtggttggactccaactcccatcagcctcagcagggatgctgggagttgttgtccaacagcaactggagagCCCACAGCTCTGCATTAGAAGATGCAATCGGGATAGATGTCGGAAAGGCAAATGTCAGTCTAGTTCAGGGATAGGGAGCCTGTGGGCCCACTAGATGTTGCTGTATTCCAGGCCCCATCATCCAtcagtcagagatgatgagagctgtagtccatctggagggccataagttccccacccttgtcctAGGCACATgccccaaccaatcagggatcacccagagattctagtcctcatggttcagaATAAAGGGCAGCacgtctccagagtttcaggaaaGGATTCTgttgcagccctacctggagatggcagggattgaaccttctgcatacaaagctgatgttctaccactgagctgtcgCCCTTCCCTGAAAAATAATGTacgtttctagtcctcatggtctagtagctctccaggatttcaggaagcGATTCTCCTGCAGCCTTCCCTGGATATGCAGGGGACCTTCTTGCGGAGgagatgtcccccccccattgaggTTCCCTCCTTTGACTTACCCCGAGGAACCCAGGCAGCTCCTTCAGAAGCAGCTCTTTCAGCTCTGCCTTGTTCAGCTTGTACTTGTCTCCTTCCTTTCCGGAGTAGTTGTGGAAAGTTGTGACCATCGCCTCCAGGGCTTTTTCCAGGGGACTCGCCATTTTTGGGTGCTCTTGGAACCTGGCAGTGGCAGAAGAGTGGGTTGGGAATGAGAAAGCTGGCCAGGTGTTGGACGGTGGGGACACTTGCCCATTGAGACTGACCGGGCAGAAAACAGGGAAGCCAATTCCGcctttgtccccatcttcctcctcctcctcccttctgcaaAGGCAACACTAAGGCTACGTTCACACCAGATATTTAAAtcactatgataccattttaaacactcatggcttgccccaaagaattctgggagctgtgaatTGTTATGGGTGCTGTTAGGAGACCCGAACttcattcccagagtggtttgacaaGCAATCCCTTTTCTTcccggggaactctgggaattgtagttctgtgccTCGCATAGAGCCCCAAGTGGTTGGAATTTGTACTGCAACATAATTGATATATTCTTCACGGGAGTCTTGTAGACATAGCCAAGGGTCAATATACTCATTTGAACAAGCACGGTGCAAGTGCTGTCAATCACATTATAGTCTCTCCTTCATCAACAAGTTAATGCAAAGCGGCTAAGAAAGTTATGGCTAAGACAACTGGGGATTCTCGTAAGAATCCATCAGAGGAATTCATGCAAACTTTGATCAAACGTTGTTTGGGTTATGAGACTCCGCTAAACACCAAGAAACTGAACATTAAACAGGTTTAAATGGTGGTACGATTGGTGCCTTTAAAGCATCACAAGGAGTGAATCAAGGTTGCATTCTGGCTCCCACTCTTTTAACGTCTAGATTAATGATTTGGTGCCAACGCAAAACTTCCCACTGCAGTAATTAGGGACAGAAAAATCTCAATAGTGATGTATACAGATTATTAAGTGCTCCTCTTTCTTTCCCGATTGGGCGTCAAAAAATCTCTTGGAGGTGTTCAGCACATACTGTAACCAGGAATGCCTATCTATAAATTAAGATCAACAGTATGATGTTTGGCAAACATAGTCCTAGGTATAAATGCTGCTTAGAAAGGGAcacaggtagcactgtggtctaaaccattgaacctcttggccttgctgatcagaaggtcggcgcttcaaatccctgcaacaggctgagctcccgttactctgtcccagtttctgccaacttagcagttcaaaagcacaccagtgcaagtagataaataggtatcgctgtggcgggaaggtaaacggcgtttccatgcactctggtttctgtcatggtgtcccgttgcaccagaagcagttaaggcaggcatccccaaactgcggccctccagatgttttggcctacaactcccatgatccctagctaacaggaccagtggtcggggaagatgggaattgtagtccaaaacatctggagggccgaagtttggggatgcctgggttaagtcatgctggccacatgacccggaaagctgtctgtggacaaacgccggctccctcagcctgaaagcgagctgagcgccacaaccccatagttgcctttgactggacttaaccatccaggggtcctttacctttttttctttttacctttgcTGCTTAGATCAGCAAGCTATAGGACAGGTGCGCTCATTTAGAAACCTGGGTCTACTCATTAGCGAAACCCTCTCTTGGAAGTGTCATAATGGAGACAATGCAAGTCAAAGCACAGAAAACCATAGGGGCATTGATGAAGTTCAGTTGCAATAGGAGAGGGTAGCTGATTGAACCTGCCCTAAAGATATTTGGTAGCAAAATGCTTACTCAAGTGCTCTATGTTGTTGAAATCTGGGGCTCTGATTTGAACTCTTATTAAAATTTTGTAAACGGTGCAGAAGATATATATTTGGAAGCTACACTTTCTACCATCAGGAATATTAGCAGTTCTTCTTCGTAAAGAATACAGGTGACCAAAATTCAAGGCATGAGCAGACTGCACTCAATTAAACTACCTTTAAAAAATTGCTCCTATGCCTATTGAGCATTTTCCTGTGCTATGGAATTGGGTGATAACCAGCTCTGGAAAGCAGCTTCTCAAGATAGTTTAGACTATTATTATTTCCCAGAACTGAGCTCTGCTTCGTTGAGGAGTAAATGcgaactaggtaaaggtaaaggtaaaggtacccctgaccgttaggtccagtcgcggacgactctggggttgtggcactcatctcgctctataggccgagggagccggcgtttgtccacagacagcttccaggtcatgtggccagcatgactaagccacttctggcaaaccagagcagcacactgaaatgccgtttaccttcccgccggagtggtacctattcatctacttgcactttaacgtgcttccaaactggtaggtgggcaggagctgggaccgagcaacgggagctcaccccatcacggggattcgaaccgctgaccttctgatcggcaagctcagtggttcagaccacagagccacccgcgtcccaagtgCGAACTAAGGGATTGCCTTTTCTGGATAGAATCCAGAAGGAACCTCCCACAAACAATTTCCCCCTTGGtatccagggacccaggtggcgctgtggttaaaccactgagcctagggcttgctgatcagaaggtcggcggttcgaatccctgtgacgggctgagctcccgttgcttggtcccagctcctgccaacct encodes:
- the LOC118076066 gene encoding protein S100-A4, translating into MASPLEKALEAMVTTFHNYSGKEGDKYKLNKAELKELLLKELPGFLGKKKDEASFQKILSNLDNNKDNEVDFQEYAVFLACVAMMCNDFFQGYPDKMPRSK